TCCAATGGGGGAACATGCATAAACATAATTTATGTGTGTTCCCTCTTGTCTTTTTTCCAAAATGCATAATCTTTTATTTTATTCAAGGAGGGGAAATATGAAATTCGATAAAGCGAGTACAGGACATACAGGATTAGACAAAGCAATCAATTATCTGCGAATAGGAGACAATGTTGTATGGCAAGTGAATTATTTAGAAGATTATATAAATTATGCTCGAACTTTCGTAAAGTCAAGTTTAGAAGATAATAAAAAAGTAATCTATATGCGTTTTGCAGCGCACCCTCCCATATTAGAGGATCAAAACCAAATAAAAACCTATGTATTGGATCCATCCATTGGCTTTGAATCTTTTACAACAGAGGTTCATCGTATTATTACAAAAGAAGGACTTGAAGCTTTTTATGTATTTGACTGTTTATCTAATCTTTTAGAAGCCTGGGCGACTGATCTTATGATTGGAAATTTCTTTCAGGTTATATGTCCCTACTTGTTTGAAATGGAGACTATTGCGTATTTTGCTATTATACGCGGCAGCCATTCTTTTGATACGGTTGCTAGAATAAGAGAAACCACACAGCTCTTATTAGATTTATATAATATTAAGGGAAAACGCTATATTCATCCGTTAAAAGTATGGAACAGGTATTCATCTACAATGTTTCTTCCTCATGTTGAGCGAAACGAAGAAATGATTCCTGTAACCAGCAGTGCTGAAGTTGCAATGCTTTTTAGCTATTTACCAAAACAAGGATTCGGAAATGTTAAGAGACATTTAGATTACTGGGATAAGCTGTTCATGGATGCAGAGCAGCTGCTAGATCATAAGGACAGTCTCTCTGAAGAAGGTAAACTTCAGACACAAAAAATGATAGAGCAGCTCTGTAAGCTTATGCTGAGCAAAGAGAAAAAAGTGTTGGAATTGTCCACAAAGTATTTTACCTTAGAAGATATTCTCTCAATCAAATCAAGACTTATTGGTTCTGGGTTAATTGGAGGAAAAGCAGTCGGGATGCTTTTGGCAAGAAAGATATTGCAGAATGACAAGAAGTTAAATTGGGATGCTCACCTAGAGCCCCATGACTCTTTTTATATTGGTTCCGATGTCTTCTATACTTATTTAGTACAAAATGGCTGGTGGAGTCTAAGGGTTGAGCAAAAAAGTAAAGAAGGTTACTTTAAAGCTGCGGAAATTCTTCGAGAAAAGATGAGGAATGGAAAATTTACTGAGTCAATTAAAGAACAATTTTTACAGATGCTAGAATACTTTGGACAGTCGCCAATTATTGTCCGTTCCAGCAGTCTCTTAGAAGATGGTTTTGGCAATGCATTTGCAGGAAAGTATGAAAGTGTTTTTTGCGTGAATCAAGGCTCACCTAGCGAAAGATATGAACAATTTGAAGAGGCCTTGAGAACTGTTTATTCCAGCTCAT
The genomic region above belongs to Defluviitalea saccharophila and contains:
- a CDS encoding PEP/pyruvate-binding domain-containing protein, translating into MKFDKASTGHTGLDKAINYLRIGDNVVWQVNYLEDYINYARTFVKSSLEDNKKVIYMRFAAHPPILEDQNQIKTYVLDPSIGFESFTTEVHRIITKEGLEAFYVFDCLSNLLEAWATDLMIGNFFQVICPYLFEMETIAYFAIIRGSHSFDTVARIRETTQLLLDLYNIKGKRYIHPLKVWNRYSSTMFLPHVERNEEMIPVTSSAEVAMLFSYLPKQGFGNVKRHLDYWDKLFMDAEQLLDHKDSLSEEGKLQTQKMIEQLCKLMLSKEKKVLELSTKYFTLEDILSIKSRLIGSGLIGGKAVGMLLARKILQNDKKLNWDAHLEPHDSFYIGSDVFYTYLVQNGWWSLRVEQKSKEGYFKAAEILREKMRNGKFTESIKEQFLQMLEYFGQSPIIVRSSSLLEDGFGNAFAGKYESVFCVNQGSPSERYEQFEEALRTVYSSSLNKDALEYRMKRGLDQADEQMAILVQRVSGDYHKKYFFPFLGGVGFSYNSYVWKEDLDPKAGMIRLVLGLGTSAVNRVEGDYPRVAALDQPMIQPIGNMEDIKKYSQHKVDVLNLENNKLERISLNKLMWEKTGIKMDLIGILDYETNRKIKEYNIKEQEAWILTYEKLFKDTEFIPTIKNMLKTLETAYNYPVDIEFTVNYISDDSLKINLVQCRPLQTKGAGGQVDIPEDVDEKSLLFATKGHFMGGSINQSIKRIIYVDPKGYSNLSSQDKYALARLIGLLNKKIANKQEVPTMLVAPGRVGSSTPSLGLPVTFSEISNISIICETAYEIMGMVPDLSFGSHFFQDLVEEDIFYVAIFPNSKETIFNVDLFENSISSLKEILPKEIKFESVLKVIDTQSQVQIKADLKSQQLKCYKIS